TATCACTGACTGCATCCAGGTTGTAGTGCCAGAAGAAGTATTTTtcactgttgctgctgctggaatacTGGAAAATCTGCTCATCCTTATTGCTGTTGTTAGGAATAAGAACTTGCACTTGCCCATGTACTTCTTCATTTGTAGTCTGGCCATTTCAGACATGTTAGGTAGCTTATACAAAACTCTGGAGAACATCTTTATCATCTTGTGCAAAATGGGGTACTTGACACGTCGTGGGGACTTTGAGAAAAAGCTGGATGATGCCATGGATTCTATGTTCATTCTATCTTTACTGGGGTCGATTTTCAGCTTGTTAGCCATTGCAGCAGACAGATACATCACCATCTTCTATGCTTTGCGATACCACAATATCATGACATTAAGAAGGGCCTTGGTTATCTTAGCAATAATTTGGACATTCTGTGCTGGCAGTAGCATAGCCATTGCCCTCTTCTCCTATGAAATAGCAACAGTCATTCCCTTCACCATCCTGTTCCCTTTAATGATGATTTTTATACTATGTCTCTATGTCCATATGTTCCTCTTAGCTCGATCTCACGCTAAAAGGATTGCCTCGCTGCCAACCAGCACAGTCCATCAGAGAACTAACATGAAAGGAGCCATTACACTGACTATTTTCCTTGGagttttcctttgctgttgGGCTCCCTTTGTTCTTCACATCCTCTTAGCAAGATTTTG
The window above is part of the Indicator indicator isolate 239-I01 chromosome 6, UM_Iind_1.1, whole genome shotgun sequence genome. Proteins encoded here:
- the MC2R gene encoding adrenocorticotropic hormone receptor, whose translation is MSTERPSNLIKHPGQTNIPSLENLSDFSLNITDCIQVVVPEEVFFTVAAAGILENLLILIAVVRNKNLHLPMYFFICSLAISDMLGSLYKTLENIFIILCKMGYLTRRGDFEKKLDDAMDSMFILSLLGSIFSLLAIAADRYITIFYALRYHNIMTLRRALVILAIIWTFCAGSSIAIALFSYEIATVIPFTILFPLMMIFILCLYVHMFLLARSHAKRIASLPTSTVHQRTNMKGAITLTIFLGVFLCCWAPFVLHILLARFCPHNPYCACYMSIFHVNGTLIMCNAIIDPMIFAFRSPELRNTFKKMFCCARSNWNW